Proteins encoded within one genomic window of Bacteroidota bacterium:
- a CDS encoding permease prefix domain 1-containing protein, whose protein sequence is MFRIEDALASWRASFSNRSAISNAQFEELETHIMEAFDSGIADGMSPSAAFEQAIANIGR, encoded by the coding sequence ATGTTTAGAATAGAAGATGCGCTGGCTTCGTGGCGGGCCAGTTTTAGTAACCGGAGTGCAATTTCAAATGCACAATTTGAGGAATTGGAAACACATATTATGGAGGCATTTGATTCCGGCATTGCAGACGGGATGTCACCATCAGCGGCATTTGAACAGGCGATAGCTAATATCGGGAGG
- a CDS encoding PadR family transcriptional regulator, which translates to MLSRELTAASAKPMVLAILSRGESYGYEIIQRVKRLSNEQIVWSEGALYPVLHRLERQGLIQSVWRKSEKGRKRKYYLITEAGVKELADAQRQWGLTNDVMSKLWGPNLCLE; encoded by the coding sequence ATGCTTTCACGAGAATTGACCGCAGCCTCAGCTAAGCCCATGGTTTTAGCCATATTAAGCCGGGGAGAGAGCTACGGTTACGAAATTATCCAACGCGTTAAACGCCTTTCAAACGAGCAGATTGTATGGTCGGAAGGGGCGTTGTATCCGGTCCTGCACAGATTGGAAAGACAGGGATTGATTCAATCGGTCTGGCGAAAGTCCGAGAAAGGTCGGAAACGTAAATATTACCTGATCACGGAAGCCGGCGTGAAAGAGCTCGCGGATGCGCAAAGGCAATGGGGTCTTACCAACGATGTTATGAGTAAGCTATGGGGGCCAAACTTATGTTTAGAATAG
- a CDS encoding aminotransferase class V-fold PLP-dependent enzyme: protein MIAALFPRSDYPALDQHTYLNQASLGLIGQPAAQAMHTFLDEIGRHGNLNMTDKEEVDFFESLRERGARLLRCKPSQLAILASASEMLGQLPFLLRPPKGSNIVLVSSDFPAITRPWIQYAIASDCELVFVEDRASENLTDTLENAIGKETRVVAISAVQFATGSVVDIPRLRRATARVNAQLVIDATQMAGAMPVDAAEWGADAVVTSGYKWLGGHGGVALAALSSALLKKDPLLPGWMGTPEPFAFDATRSPFAPDARRFTQSTMSYVSIAGLCKALDQLKSIGEARLVRHAQALSLALVAGAHPYGWRPFHPHATSGAAPHIISLAHDTIDAVAAVETLRKQHIVCSARNGRIRVSIAPYTDTKDIDRLINGLSKIHS from the coding sequence GTGATAGCTGCACTTTTCCCTCGATCAGATTATCCTGCACTTGATCAGCATACGTATTTAAACCAGGCATCACTCGGGTTGATTGGGCAGCCAGCGGCGCAGGCCATGCACACGTTTCTGGATGAAATTGGCCGGCATGGTAATCTCAACATGACCGACAAGGAAGAAGTCGATTTTTTTGAGTCTTTGCGTGAGCGTGGGGCACGGTTGCTACGTTGCAAGCCATCACAATTGGCGATTCTTGCATCAGCAAGCGAAATGCTTGGGCAACTGCCGTTTTTATTGCGGCCCCCAAAAGGGAGCAACATTGTGCTGGTTTCCAGCGACTTTCCCGCGATTACCCGCCCCTGGATTCAATACGCAATTGCCAGCGACTGTGAACTGGTATTTGTTGAGGACAGGGCATCTGAAAACCTGACAGACACGCTGGAAAACGCGATTGGCAAAGAGACGCGGGTTGTAGCGATAAGTGCTGTACAATTTGCCACCGGATCGGTTGTAGACATCCCACGCCTTCGTCGTGCAACGGCGCGTGTTAATGCGCAGCTGGTTATTGATGCAACCCAGATGGCCGGCGCAATGCCTGTAGATGCAGCGGAGTGGGGGGCAGATGCCGTGGTGACGAGCGGTTACAAATGGCTGGGTGGGCACGGCGGTGTTGCGCTGGCAGCATTATCTTCAGCTCTCCTCAAAAAAGACCCATTGTTACCGGGCTGGATGGGGACACCAGAGCCCTTTGCTTTCGACGCAACTCGAAGTCCGTTTGCACCTGATGCGCGCCGATTTACCCAATCGACGATGTCGTACGTCTCAATTGCCGGCCTTTGTAAAGCACTGGATCAGTTGAAGAGCATAGGGGAAGCACGTCTGGTGCGTCACGCGCAAGCGCTATCGTTAGCACTTGTAGCCGGCGCACATCCGTATGGCTGGCGTCCGTTTCATCCACACGCTACTTCCGGTGCGGCTCCGCATATCATTTCACTTGCGCATGACACGATAGATGCAGTAGCAGCGGTTGAAACACTTCGTAAACAGCACATTGTTTGTAGCGCCCGTAATGGGCGCATAAGGGTCTCCATCGCCCCTTATACAGATACCAAGGATATAGACAGGCTAATCAACGGGTTAAGTAAGATTCATTCTTGA
- a CDS encoding SRPBCC domain-containing protein yields MSPNQSYSSEIQIATSPAQVYTAITLHINAWWTTRANEASQVGDQLTVRFEEGTSWQMEVTSAEPERLLAWHVTEAIHNLTSLSKSDEWEGTTIVWEISAASEGSHVTFTHNGLVPSLECYDICEQGWDYFLGSLKQFLETGTGSPFKP; encoded by the coding sequence ATGTCGCCCAATCAAAGCTATTCCTCCGAAATACAGATTGCTACATCTCCGGCACAGGTCTACACCGCAATCACCTTGCACATCAATGCCTGGTGGACTACACGCGCCAATGAAGCGTCGCAGGTCGGTGACCAACTTACCGTCCGTTTTGAGGAAGGAACCTCGTGGCAGATGGAAGTGACCAGCGCAGAACCCGAACGTCTACTGGCCTGGCATGTTACCGAGGCCATCCATAATCTCACCAGTTTATCAAAAAGTGACGAGTGGGAAGGGACAACAATAGTATGGGAAATTTCAGCTGCCTCAGAGGGAAGTCATGTCACGTTTACACACAACGGACTTGTGCCGTCGCTGGAATGTTATGATATTTGCGAGCAGGGATGGGACTACTTCCTTGGCAGTTTAAAGCAATTTTTGGAAACGGGCACTGGAAGCCCGTTTAAACCCTGA